The Anabaena sp. PCC 7108 region GCTACCGACTTACCGAAAAATTCCCAAAATCTGAACTTTACGGATTAACTAGCCAGATTAGACGCTCGGCAGTTTCCGTGCCATCAAATATAGCTGAAGGTTATGGAAGACGGACGCAGAACGAATATATTCAATTTTTACACATTGCTTTAGGTTCGCTTCGAGAACTTGATACTCAATTGATTATTTCTAAGGAAGTCGGATTAGCATCGCCTGAACTATTTACTCCTGTTTTGGAAGAAGTCGATAGGTTTCAAGGAATTTTAGTATCAAGCATTCAAAAGATTAAGTCTTAAAACTCTTCTATCTCTTGCCTCCTGCCTCCTGCCTCCTGCCCTCTGCCTCCTGCCTCACCTCACAAAATCGCATCGCTCCCAGCACAGTTATGGTAATCCGAATATTATGTGTTTTAGCTGGATCTCATCTTCTGACCATTGGCCTATACTGGTTGCTGTTAGCTTTCCCTTTGGCCTTTTCCCTGTTGTCTGAATAAATGTTTGCTGCTTCCAATCAATTACTCTGGTCTATGATTGGCTTACTCCTAACAATGGGTGGCACGTTCCTAGAAGCCTATGGAACTAATTTTCCTTGGAGTTGGGGTCAGCAAGGAATTAAAACCCTGTCTTTAGGTGTTAGCTATCAAATAGGAGCCGTGCTGCTAGTAGGTTGTTTAGGAGGTAAAAGTGCTGGTGCGCTTTCTCAGATTGCTTATTTAGTGATGGGATTAACTTTGTTACCTGTATTTGCTGAAGGAGGCGGTATTGGTTATGTTAAACTATCTCAGTTTGGCTATTTACTAGGCTTTATTCCCGGAGCTTGGATTTGTGGCTATTTTGCCTTTAAAGCTAGACCTCGCTTAGAAATGCTGGCTTTTAGTTGTTTTTGTGGATTGTTAACAGTCCACATTTGCGGTATTGCTTATTTAATGATTAGCTATCTTTTTCCCTGGAAAGTTGCAGATAATCTGCCTTTAATGGAAGCAATCCTGAAATACTCTTGGTGTTCACTGCCAGGTCAACTAGTTGTAGTTTGTGCTGTCACCATAGTAGCCTATGTGCTACGACATATAATGTTTTACTAGTTATTAGTTCAGTAGTCAATGACTAGTGACTAATGACTAATAATTAATGATTAATTCATCATGCGTTTAAAAAATTACTTGTTTTGGATTGCTGCCTTTTTAGCTTTTTTTCTAGA contains the following coding sequences:
- a CDS encoding biotin transporter BioY; amino-acid sequence: MFAASNQLLWSMIGLLLTMGGTFLEAYGTNFPWSWGQQGIKTLSLGVSYQIGAVLLVGCLGGKSAGALSQIAYLVMGLTLLPVFAEGGGIGYVKLSQFGYLLGFIPGAWICGYFAFKARPRLEMLAFSCFCGLLTVHICGIAYLMISYLFPWKVADNLPLMEAILKYSWCSLPGQLVVVCAVTIVAYVLRHIMFY
- a CDS encoding four helix bundle protein, which translates into the protein MSYREQFIWQRGVKLAINCYRLTEKFPKSELYGLTSQIRRSAVSVPSNIAEGYGRRTQNEYIQFLHIALGSLRELDTQLIISKEVGLASPELFTPVLEEVDRFQGILVSSIQKIKS